TAGTAGTTTTGATATTATTTTAGCTTTTTCTATTTCTCCCATTTATACCCTCCCATATTTTTATATATAATAGTTAAGAATGAAAAATTAATAGTTAATGTGAATATTTTTAAATTACGAAAGTTGAGTATCTATATAAGCACATTACTATATAGTTATATTATTGTTTTACTTAAATTTTGTCAATATGTGCATAGCATAATAAAACTTATCTTATTACAAAATTAAATAAATAACCGGTAAATACTATTCCGAATCCCAGTACTCCTGCTTCAACAAAACCAATAAAAAGCGGTACTGCAGAACATGAACAAAATGGTGTGACAATTCCAAGCAATGCTGCAAGAACATGCCCAATAAATGTACTTCATTTACTCTTTGCAAGTATCTTTTTTGTTTTTACTGAAACATATAAAATCTGAAGCATTTAGTCCAGCATAAAATAAGTCTAGTCTTTTAATATTTCGTTCAAATCCTTAAGTATTACTATTTTTCCTCTTTCTAATTTTATATATCCTCTTTTTTCAAGACCTTTTAGTTTCCTGCTAACAACTTCTCTAACCGAATCAACCTCAAAGGCTAATTGACTGTGTGTTGTATAAATTATATTACTATCTTTATTAATAAGTAACCTGATAAGCCTTGATTCTAAAGATTCATGAATTATTCTTTCTTTGTTCTCTATAACAATATTAAATTTATTATATAAATCTTTATATATATATGATAAAAACTCATTATTCTCTATAAGGTACTTTTCAACTATGTTAAATGGAATTATACATAGTTCAGAATCCTGAATCGCCTTACCTACTATTTTTAGAGATTTCAAGTTTGACAAACAACTCAAAGCTTCATGGCAAAATTCTCCTTCTTCTATATTATAAAGATTAGTTTCATCTCCATCTTCATTAATTTTTTGTATTTTTATTGTCCCTTTTATGACAAATGGAACTCCTTCACATGTTTCCTCTATTAATTTTACATACTCATTAAAATGTATAATTTTAAAAATTACTTTTCTTTTTAATATTTCATTATTATTTATATCGATTTTCTCTAATACCGGGTATGCTTTATATAAAGATTTTATACTTTTTAACCTATTGCTTAAATTTCCATCATGATTAACCATTTATTTTCCTCCACAATTTTGTCATATAATTACAATGATTTCAAGTCAATCTTATTATGTCCTATTGCCTTTTTAGGACATGCGCTTACACATTTTCCACATTGTATGCAATCAGGATGACTCAGGAGGTCACCTTTGTATTCATAAGGAACTATTCCTAACGAACACTTTTTTTCGCATATTTTACAAGAAACACAATTTGATGATACTTGTAGTACTTTTTTATTAGTTCTAAATTTTGATATTATTGATGCTATAGTTCCCATGGGACAAAAACTACACCAGATTCTATGATTATAGAATAAAGATAATATTATACCAATTATTGTCGTTACAACAATAATCCTATAAAATACCATTCCAATACCATAAAGATTTCCCCAATTTCGTTTAATTCCTAATGTAAACATAGTCATCATAAATACTACAACTAAAATTCTAAAATAATAAGATTTTAAAAGCTTAGGTACTTTTCTTTTATTACTAAATTTAGAAACTATATTATCATAAAAGTTTCCTCTTGGACATAAATTGCCGCACCAGAATCTCCCCTTAAATACAGACACAATTATAGGTCCTGCCATACAAATGACAGCTGCTACTGAGAATCTAAGGTCAATTAATCCCAATAATACAAATGCAATTAATAATGTAAATGAATACTTTTTCCACAATTTAAAAAATTTTTTCAAGTTAAATCCCTCCATTGCTTAGTTCTTATGAATTTATTATAAATTAATTATTTAAATATCTAAGTGACTTAGTCACACTAACATTCCCTGAAAATAAAAAAATAGTATAATACATTAAATTTGTAACCAAAAATCAATGTATTATACTATTTCTCATTTACTTATGCCATTTTCCCCTCATACCATTTCCCTGCATATGACCAGTATTACCGTTACAGCTATTTATATTATCATTTATATTTTCTTTTAAAGAATCACCCTGCTCTTTTGTAATTGTTCCCTTTGATACTGATTCATCAATAGATTTTGACTTTTCTTCAATTAGTGCTGTTCTGAATTCCTCTATAGTCATACCCTTGTCTTTTGCCAAATCATACATGGTCTTTCCTGAATTTAGACCATCAGTTATTTCCTTGTCCGTCATTCCAAGTTTGCCCTTTAATACAGAAGATACATAATCATAGCCTCTCATGGAAGTTATTCTTCCAAATCCTAATCCATGATTTGTATAATTAGTTGTTGTTTCTGCATAAACAGTGGCACTTGCTCCTACTACCAGCACCACCGCCAATGCTGCTAAAAAATTCTTTCCTTTCAATTTTCATTCCTCCTTAATTTTACTTTCAATTTGTTGGGTATACTATGATAATAAACAAATTTGAATATAAAAAAGTGTCCTAATTGTGTTATATTTATTAAAATTTACTTGAATGTATTTGCAATGAAATCACAATCATAACAATTATAGTCCACAATTATTTCACACTTTTAATTATTACGGATGATATAATCTAAACAAGATAACGAGGTGATACAAGATGGATAAAAATATTTTAATTGCTGATGATAATATAGAAATCATTAAAATCCTAAAGCCTTATATAGAAAAAGAGGGTTTTACCGTAATTTTT
The genomic region above belongs to Clostridium sp. AWRP and contains:
- a CDS encoding Crp/Fnr family transcriptional regulator: MVNHDGNLSNRLKSIKSLYKAYPVLEKIDINNNEILKRKVIFKIIHFNEYVKLIEETCEGVPFVIKGTIKIQKINEDGDETNLYNIEEGEFCHEALSCLSNLKSLKIVGKAIQDSELCIIPFNIVEKYLIENNEFLSYIYKDLYNKFNIVIENKERIIHESLESRLIRLLINKDSNIIYTTHSQLAFEVDSVREVVSRKLKGLEKRGYIKLERGKIVILKDLNEILKD
- a CDS encoding 4Fe-4S binding protein; this translates as MKKFFKLWKKYSFTLLIAFVLLGLIDLRFSVAAVICMAGPIIVSVFKGRFWCGNLCPRGNFYDNIVSKFSNKRKVPKLLKSYYFRILVVVFMMTMFTLGIKRNWGNLYGIGMVFYRIIVVTTIIGIILSLFYNHRIWCSFCPMGTIASIISKFRTNKKVLQVSSNCVSCKICEKKCSLGIVPYEYKGDLLSHPDCIQCGKCVSACPKKAIGHNKIDLKSL